One stretch of Oncorhynchus clarkii lewisi isolate Uvic-CL-2024 chromosome 1, UVic_Ocla_1.0, whole genome shotgun sequence DNA includes these proteins:
- the LOC139415037 gene encoding urotensin-2B-like, translating into MDKTVSVKYWLGLVAFLLLQGVVSVEGRSIFNPGNHVYQPREGTDGQNKILAFLLHKSLEPVERNYALGLHLDNKLAELEELEALTEGLELERELSSNVLAEDKSIPRKRDCFWKYCV; encoded by the exons ATGGACAAGACTGTCTCTGTGAAGTACTGGCTGGGACTGGTAGCCTTCCTGCTCCTACAAGGGGTAGTCAGTGTGGAGGGCAGAAGCATCTTCAACCCTG GAAACCATGTTTATCAGCCAAGGGAAGGCACAGATGGCCAGAACAAGATTCTAGCATTTCTACTACATAAAAGCTTAGAACCTGTTGAAAGAAATTACGCTTTAG GTTTACATTTGGACAACAAACTAGCAGAGTTGGAGGAG CTAGAGGCTTTGACGGAGGGCTTGGAGCTGGAGAGGGAGCTCTCATCCAACGTATTAGCAGAGGACAAGTCCATACCGAGGAAAAGGG ATTGTTTCTGGAAGTACTGTGTATGA